The Primulina eburnea isolate SZY01 chromosome 8, ASM2296580v1, whole genome shotgun sequence genome contains a region encoding:
- the LOC140838195 gene encoding uncharacterized protein, with product MEAVDSLRKLKEKINKKKSRKLKEKINKKKRKEEKTEVGNSLSAEIDEEMALTAKLESKDHDTNSIGLDEADTRSFKSSGKPKMSAKQKKKRKLLGKESSQDDLLKKKGNVADDEVDQMSSGDEDNSKGMKKWVMQYHQTRPGIKVLQERIDDFITAHEAQEEQARKEREAQAAEGGWTVVVHHKGRKKTTEAESGIAVGSVAQAAVLDKMAKKKSKDVGLDFYRFQRREAHRNEIMMLQSKFEQDKKRIQEMRAARKFRPY from the exons ATGGAAGCTGTTGATTCACTCAGAAAACTTAAGGAAaagataaataaaaagaaaagcAGGAAACTTAAGGAAaagataaataaaaagaaaaggaaagaagAAAAGACAGAGGTGGGAAACTCCTTGTCTGCAGAAATAG ATGAGGAAATGGCTTTGACTGCAAAGCTGGAAAGCAAAGATCATGATACAAACTCTATAGGACTTGATGAGGCTGATACAAGAAGCTTCAAATCTAGTG GAAAGCCAAAAATGTCTGCAAAACagaaaaaaaagagaaagtTACTGGGTAAAGAATCGTCACAGGATGATTTGCTTAAGAAGAAAGGAAATGTTGCAGATGATGAAGTTGATCAGATGTCCTCAGGAGATGAGGACAATTCCAAAGGAATGAAAA AATGGGTTATGCAATACCATCAGACCAGACCTGGAATTAAGGTACTGCAAGAAAGGATTGATGACTTCATAACAGCACATGAGGCACAAGAGGAGCAG GCAAGAAAGGAAAGGGAAGCCCAAGCAGCAGAAGGTGGGTGGACTGTTGTTGTACATCATAAAGGTAGGAAAAAGACCACTGAGGCTGAAAGTGGAATTGCTGTTGGTTCTGTTGCCCAAGCTGCTGTTCTAGATAAGATGGCCAAAAAGAAGAGTAAAGACGTTGGTTTAGACTTTTATCGGTTCCAGAGAAGGGAAGCCCACAGAAATG AGATTATGATGCTGCAAAGCAAATTCGAGCAGGATAAAAAGCGGATACAAGAAATGAGAGCTGCCAGAAAATTTAGGCCATATTGA
- the LOC140838194 gene encoding protein NSP-INTERACTING KINASE 1-like isoform X1, whose product MGMSREREVAFFAFIYLSVCSSSMGLLSPKGVNFEVQALMGIKSALRDPHGVLENWDGDAVDPCSWTMVTCSSESLVIGIGAPSQNLSGTLSPSIGNLTNLQIILMQNNNITGPIPTELGRLTKLQTLDLSSNYFNGIIPTPLGHLQSLQYMRLNNNSLSGEIPMSLANMTQLSLLDLSYNNLSGPVPRFLYKTFNIIGNPSICETGSEPQCSGITLIPMSMSLNTTQTALTSAKSKHRTLVLVFGTSLGFLCLIILGFGLFFWTRHRHMQPEFYDVNDRQHEEVSLGNLRRFQFRELQIATHNFSSKNILGKGGFGNVYKGCLQDGTAVAVKRLKDGGAAGGERQFQTEVEMISLAVHRNLLKLYGFCMTPTEKLLVYPYMANGSVASRLKAKPVLDWATRKRIALGASRGLLYLHEQCDPKIIHRDVKAANILLDGYCEAVVGDFGLAKLLDHQDSHVTTAVRGTVGHIAPEYLSTGQSSEKTDVFGFGILLLELITGQRALEFSKSVSQKGAVLDWVRILHQEKKLNTLVDKDLKNNYDRIELEEMVKVALLCTQYLPGLRPKMSEVVRMLQGDGLAERWEASQRLEPNKFRRLELSSSERFSDLTDDSSLLAQAMELSGPR is encoded by the exons ATGGGAATGAGTAGAGAGAGAGAAGTGGCATTTTTTGCCTTCATTTATCTATCCGTTTGCAGCTCTTCAATGGGTTTGCTCTCTCCCAAAGGTGTGAACTTTGAAG TTCAAGCTTTGATGGGGATAAAATCTGCATTGAGGGATCCCCATGGTGTACTTGAAAATTGGGATGGGGATGCAGTTGATCCATGTAGTTGGACTATGGTCACTTGCTCTTCTGAAAGTCTTGTTATTGGAAT AGGGGCTCCAAGTCAGAATTTGTCTGGTACTTTATCTCCAAGTATTGGGAATTTAACAAATCTTCAGATTAT ACTTATGCAGAATAATAACATTACAGGACCAATCCCTACCGAACTTGGACGACTCACAAAACTTCAAACACTCGATCTTTCAAGCAACTACTTCAACGGCATCATTCCTACTCCTTTGGGCCACTTGCAAAGCCTTCAATACAT GAGGCTCAACAACAACAGTCTATCTGGCGAAATTCCGATGTCACTTGCCAATATGACGCAACTTTCTTTACT GGATTTGTCTTACAATAACTTGAGTGGACCCGTACCCAGATTCCTTTACAAGACATTCAA TATAATTGGGAACCCCTCTATATGTGAGACAGGATCAGAACCACAGTGTAGTGGAATAACATTGATTCCTATGTCTATGTCCTTGAACACCACTCAAA CTGCTCTTACTTCGGCAAAATCAAAACATCGCACTCTCGTCCTCGTGTTTGGAACCAGCCTTGGTTTCCTATGTCTGATAATCCTCGGATTCGGGCTTTTTTTCTGGACCAGACATAGGCATATGCAACCAGAATTCTATGATGTTAATG ACAGACAACATGAGGAAGTTTCACTAGGAAATTTAAGGAGGTTTCAGTTTAGGGAACTGCAAATTGCTACCCACAATTTTAGTAGTAAAAACATTCTGGGGAAAGGTGGATTTGGAAATGTATATAAAGGGTGTCTACAAGATGGAACTGCTGTAGCCGTAAAAAGGCTCAAAGACGGAGGCGCAGCAGGTGGAGAAAGGCAATTTCAGACAGAAGTTGAGATGATTAGCCTAGCAGTTCACCGGAATCTCCTCAAATTGTATGGTTTTTGCATGACGCCAACAGAAAAGCTCCTAGTATACCCTTACATGGCAAATGGAAGCGTTGCTTCGCGTCTCAAAg CGAAACCAGTGTTGGACTGGGCTACAAGAAAGCGGATTGCCTTAGGAGCTTCGAGGGGACTGTTGTATCTCCATGAACAGTGTGATCCAAAGATTATTCACAGAGACGTCAAGGCTGCAAATATACTTCTTGATGGCTATTGCGAGGCAGTGGTGGGAGATTTCGGATTGGCAAAGCTTTTGGATCATCAAGATTCGCATGTCACGACTGCTGTACGTGGCACTGTGGGCCATATAGCCCCCGAGTATCTGTCAACTGGCCAGtcttctgagaaaacagatgtGTTCGGATTCGGAATCCTTCTTCTTGAACTGATCACAGGACAAAGAGCATTAGAGTTCAGTAAATCGGTCAGTCAGAAAGGAGCGGTTCTTGATTGG GTAAGGATACTTCATCAAGAAAAGAAACTAAATACACTGGTTGATAAAGACTTGAAGAACAACTACGACAGAATTGAGCTAGAAGAAATGGTTAAAGTGGCTCTCTTGTGCACTCAATATCTACCGGGGCTGAGACCCAAAATGTCTGAAGTGGTTCGTATGCTACAAGGAGATGGACTTGCTGAGAGATGGGAAGCATCTCAGAGACTAGAACCAAACAAGTTTAGAAGGCTGGAGCTCTCCTCCTCTGAACGATTTTCCGACCTCaccgatgattcttcattgCTTGCTCAAGCTATGGAGCTCTCTGGTCCGAGGTAA
- the LOC140838194 gene encoding protein NSP-INTERACTING KINASE 1-like isoform X2, with product MQNNNITGPIPTELGRLTKLQTLDLSSNYFNGIIPTPLGHLQSLQYMRLNNNSLSGEIPMSLANMTQLSLLDLSYNNLSGPVPRFLYKTFNIIGNPSICETGSEPQCSGITLIPMSMSLNTTQTALTSAKSKHRTLVLVFGTSLGFLCLIILGFGLFFWTRHRHMQPEFYDVNDRQHEEVSLGNLRRFQFRELQIATHNFSSKNILGKGGFGNVYKGCLQDGTAVAVKRLKDGGAAGGERQFQTEVEMISLAVHRNLLKLYGFCMTPTEKLLVYPYMANGSVASRLKAKPVLDWATRKRIALGASRGLLYLHEQCDPKIIHRDVKAANILLDGYCEAVVGDFGLAKLLDHQDSHVTTAVRGTVGHIAPEYLSTGQSSEKTDVFGFGILLLELITGQRALEFSKSVSQKGAVLDWVRILHQEKKLNTLVDKDLKNNYDRIELEEMVKVALLCTQYLPGLRPKMSEVVRMLQGDGLAERWEASQRLEPNKFRRLELSSSERFSDLTDDSSLLAQAMELSGPR from the exons ATGCAGAATAATAACATTACAGGACCAATCCCTACCGAACTTGGACGACTCACAAAACTTCAAACACTCGATCTTTCAAGCAACTACTTCAACGGCATCATTCCTACTCCTTTGGGCCACTTGCAAAGCCTTCAATACAT GAGGCTCAACAACAACAGTCTATCTGGCGAAATTCCGATGTCACTTGCCAATATGACGCAACTTTCTTTACT GGATTTGTCTTACAATAACTTGAGTGGACCCGTACCCAGATTCCTTTACAAGACATTCAA TATAATTGGGAACCCCTCTATATGTGAGACAGGATCAGAACCACAGTGTAGTGGAATAACATTGATTCCTATGTCTATGTCCTTGAACACCACTCAAA CTGCTCTTACTTCGGCAAAATCAAAACATCGCACTCTCGTCCTCGTGTTTGGAACCAGCCTTGGTTTCCTATGTCTGATAATCCTCGGATTCGGGCTTTTTTTCTGGACCAGACATAGGCATATGCAACCAGAATTCTATGATGTTAATG ACAGACAACATGAGGAAGTTTCACTAGGAAATTTAAGGAGGTTTCAGTTTAGGGAACTGCAAATTGCTACCCACAATTTTAGTAGTAAAAACATTCTGGGGAAAGGTGGATTTGGAAATGTATATAAAGGGTGTCTACAAGATGGAACTGCTGTAGCCGTAAAAAGGCTCAAAGACGGAGGCGCAGCAGGTGGAGAAAGGCAATTTCAGACAGAAGTTGAGATGATTAGCCTAGCAGTTCACCGGAATCTCCTCAAATTGTATGGTTTTTGCATGACGCCAACAGAAAAGCTCCTAGTATACCCTTACATGGCAAATGGAAGCGTTGCTTCGCGTCTCAAAg CGAAACCAGTGTTGGACTGGGCTACAAGAAAGCGGATTGCCTTAGGAGCTTCGAGGGGACTGTTGTATCTCCATGAACAGTGTGATCCAAAGATTATTCACAGAGACGTCAAGGCTGCAAATATACTTCTTGATGGCTATTGCGAGGCAGTGGTGGGAGATTTCGGATTGGCAAAGCTTTTGGATCATCAAGATTCGCATGTCACGACTGCTGTACGTGGCACTGTGGGCCATATAGCCCCCGAGTATCTGTCAACTGGCCAGtcttctgagaaaacagatgtGTTCGGATTCGGAATCCTTCTTCTTGAACTGATCACAGGACAAAGAGCATTAGAGTTCAGTAAATCGGTCAGTCAGAAAGGAGCGGTTCTTGATTGG GTAAGGATACTTCATCAAGAAAAGAAACTAAATACACTGGTTGATAAAGACTTGAAGAACAACTACGACAGAATTGAGCTAGAAGAAATGGTTAAAGTGGCTCTCTTGTGCACTCAATATCTACCGGGGCTGAGACCCAAAATGTCTGAAGTGGTTCGTATGCTACAAGGAGATGGACTTGCTGAGAGATGGGAAGCATCTCAGAGACTAGAACCAAACAAGTTTAGAAGGCTGGAGCTCTCCTCCTCTGAACGATTTTCCGACCTCaccgatgattcttcattgCTTGCTCAAGCTATGGAGCTCTCTGGTCCGAGGTAA
- the LOC140838191 gene encoding mediator of RNA polymerase II transcription subunit 18-like: MTVRHIGGAMKGPRAEQISVLVRNMVKSKVSKNALRLFYPLGYKLDHELLRVGFTFHFHKGAQITVAISSINTMLKLHATNEAVPLTPGIQIVEVTAPASSENYTEVAAVVSSFCEHLAPLLHLSKPGGITGVVPTAAAAAASLMSDGGCTALLESRGEAVEYRLKVQVHLFWAII; encoded by the exons ATG ACCGTGCGACACATTGGTGGTGCGATGAAAGGTCCTCGTGCTGAGCAAATCTCGGTGTTGGTGAGAAATATGGTAAAGAGCAAAGTAAGCAAAAATGCTCTTCGCTTATTTTATCCACTTGGCTACAAGTTAGACCACGAGCTTCTGAGAGTAGGATTTACCTTCCATTTCCATAAAGGTGCTCAGATAACAGTTGCCATCTCTTCAATCAATACAATGCTCAAACTTCATGCTACCAATGAGGCAGTGCCTCTTACGCCAGGAATACAGATAGTCGAAGTGACAGCCCCTGCATCGTCTGAAAACTACACCGAAGTTGCTGCTGTTGTATCATCTTTCTGTGAACATCTTGCACC GCTGCTTCATCTTTCAAAACCTGGTGGCATAACTGGAGTTGTTCCTACTGCAGCAGCAGCTGCTGCGTCTCTGATGTCTGACGGTGGATGCACAGCTCTTTTAGAGTCGCGAG GCGAAGCAGTTGAATACCGACTGAAGGTGCAGGTTCATTTATTCTGGGCAATTATATGA